The Syngnathus typhle isolate RoL2023-S1 ecotype Sweden unplaced genomic scaffold, RoL_Styp_1.0 HiC_scaffold_208, whole genome shotgun sequence genome contains a region encoding:
- the LOC133148944 gene encoding uncharacterized protein LOC133148944 isoform X1 yields the protein MPLGFQQGEPVHQSIVSCAWRGQPSFISLLESGMDAELDFYTRKMLIQVRYCQQQKYVKLDEVDGCFDFVQFHDKVIERFCLPPDAKLVYKDATGTEVDEDIFSDLVSQGNVTLSVFSNDEFSDCSLSSPSDYSDSSFSSCASTSTILLDEVPRKKPRLEGPLTAASARKLIEDVLGTSSGGEEVLQEYHTTKTLTDATRRKLVNIIVAHMIDKHGQLPSKAVREEYALGIVTVFPSLKDPYSKKGYEHFYDAASSTGYISWRLKTIQRKIRRGHASTSSPTGFSPGGGGPNVRRSIVVDQQLDGDAYQEAISLLNHTTDSSVIFLKMRETFQNRQKLIHDSDKTQDIFSIFPRFLDTKGLMNQDFTLLFEEEVSNLLLQKWDPFFRDNVIKEAKRLTPTPELRRMLQAAESPGSELDEAPIGLKSMVLSTKVDLLFAVPWRKTCQSFVK from the exons atgcccctgggctttcagcagggtgaacccgtgcatcaatcaatagtctcctgtgcgtggcgtggtcaaccgtcgtttatttcgctgctggaatcaggaatggatgcggagttggacttttacacgag aaaaatgttgatccaggttcggtattgccaacagcagaagtatgtgaagttggatgaggttgatggatgttttgattttgtgcagttccatgacaaag tcatcgagagattttgcctgccacctgacgcaaaattagtgtacaaagatgcaacagggacagaagttgatgaggacattttcagtgaccttgtcagccaaggcaatgtgactctatcagttttctcaaatgacg aattttccgattgctccttgtcctctccatccgattattctgattcaagcttcagttcatgtgcaagtacatcaactatactcctagatgaggttcctaggaagaaaccaagacttgagggcccacttactgcagcatctgctagaaag ttgattgaagatgtccttggtaccagctcaggtggtgaagaggtcctccaagagtatcacacaacaaaaactctaacagatgctaccagaagaaagttggtcaatataatagtggcacacatgattgataaacacgg gcaactccccagcaaagctgttcgagaagagtacgctcttgggatagtgacagtgttcccgtccctcaaagacccatactccaagaaaggctat gaacatttctatgatgctgcaagcagcaccggatacatttcttggcgtctgaaaacgattcagagaaagattcgaagaggacatgcatctacaagtagccccactggcttttccccaggaggag gaggcccaaatgtgcgcaggtccattgttgttgaccagcagcttgatggggatgcataccaggaagccatctccttgctcaaccatacaacagacagttccgtaatttttctgaagatgagagagacctttcagaatcgccaaaaactcatccacgactcagacaaaactcaagatatcttctccatcttcccaagattcctggatacaaagggattg atgaatcaagacttcacactcctgtttgaagaggaggtttccaacctgctgctccagaaatgggatccgttcttcagagataacgtcatcaaagaggccaagcggctcaccccaacacctgagctgcgccgaatgctgcaggccgcagagtctccaggaagtgaacttgatgaggcaccaa ttgggttaaagtcgatggtgttgagtacaaaggtggacttgttgtttgcagttccatggaggaagacatgccagtcttttgtcaaatag
- the LOC133148944 gene encoding uncharacterized protein LOC133148944 isoform X2 yields the protein MPLGFQQGEPVHQSIVSCAWRGQPSFISLLESGMDAELDFYTRKMLIQVRYCQQQKYVKLDEVDGCFDFVQFHDKEFSDCSLSSPSDYSDSSFSSCASTSTILLDEVPRKKPRLEGPLTAASARKLIEDVLGTSSGGEEVLQEYHTTKTLTDATRRKLVNIIVAHMIDKHGQLPSKAVREEYALGIVTVFPSLKDPYSKKGYEHFYDAASSTGYISWRLKTIQRKIRRGHASTSSPTGFSPGGGGPNVRRSIVVDQQLDGDAYQEAISLLNHTTDSSVIFLKMRETFQNRQKLIHDSDKTQDIFSIFPRFLDTKGLMNQDFTLLFEEEVSNLLLQKWDPFFRDNVIKEAKRLTPTPELRRMLQAAESPGSELDEAPIGLKSMVLSTKVDLLFAVPWRKTCQSFVK from the exons atgcccctgggctttcagcagggtgaacccgtgcatcaatcaatagtctcctgtgcgtggcgtggtcaaccgtcgtttatttcgctgctggaatcaggaatggatgcggagttggacttttacacgag aaaaatgttgatccaggttcggtattgccaacagcagaagtatgtgaagttggatgaggttgatggatgttttgattttgtgcagttccatgacaaag aattttccgattgctccttgtcctctccatccgattattctgattcaagcttcagttcatgtgcaagtacatcaactatactcctagatgaggttcctaggaagaaaccaagacttgagggcccacttactgcagcatctgctagaaag ttgattgaagatgtccttggtaccagctcaggtggtgaagaggtcctccaagagtatcacacaacaaaaactctaacagatgctaccagaagaaagttggtcaatataatagtggcacacatgattgataaacacgg gcaactccccagcaaagctgttcgagaagagtacgctcttgggatagtgacagtgttcccgtccctcaaagacccatactccaagaaaggctat gaacatttctatgatgctgcaagcagcaccggatacatttcttggcgtctgaaaacgattcagagaaagattcgaagaggacatgcatctacaagtagccccactggcttttccccaggaggag gaggcccaaatgtgcgcaggtccattgttgttgaccagcagcttgatggggatgcataccaggaagccatctccttgctcaaccatacaacagacagttccgtaatttttctgaagatgagagagacctttcagaatcgccaaaaactcatccacgactcagacaaaactcaagatatcttctccatcttcccaagattcctggatacaaagggattg atgaatcaagacttcacactcctgtttgaagaggaggtttccaacctgctgctccagaaatgggatccgttcttcagagataacgtcatcaaagaggccaagcggctcaccccaacacctgagctgcgccgaatgctgcaggccgcagagtctccaggaagtgaacttgatgaggcaccaa ttgggttaaagtcgatggtgttgagtacaaaggtggacttgttgtttgcagttccatggaggaagacatgccagtcttttgtcaaatag
- the LOC133148944 gene encoding uncharacterized protein LOC133148944 isoform X3, with protein sequence MRSWTFTRVIERFCLPPDAKLVYKDATGTEVDEDIFSDLVSQGNVTLSVFSNDEFSDCSLSSPSDYSDSSFSSCASTSTILLDEVPRKKPRLEGPLTAASARKLIEDVLGTSSGGEEVLQEYHTTKTLTDATRRKLVNIIVAHMIDKHGQLPSKAVREEYALGIVTVFPSLKDPYSKKGYEHFYDAASSTGYISWRLKTIQRKIRRGHASTSSPTGFSPGGGGPNVRRSIVVDQQLDGDAYQEAISLLNHTTDSSVIFLKMRETFQNRQKLIHDSDKTQDIFSIFPRFLDTKGLMNQDFTLLFEEEVSNLLLQKWDPFFRDNVIKEAKRLTPTPELRRMLQAAESPGSELDEAPIGLKSMVLSTKVDLLFAVPWRKTCQSFVK encoded by the exons atgcggagttggacttttacacgag tcatcgagagattttgcctgccacctgacgcaaaattagtgtacaaagatgcaacagggacagaagttgatgaggacattttcagtgaccttgtcagccaaggcaatgtgactctatcagttttctcaaatgacg aattttccgattgctccttgtcctctccatccgattattctgattcaagcttcagttcatgtgcaagtacatcaactatactcctagatgaggttcctaggaagaaaccaagacttgagggcccacttactgcagcatctgctagaaag ttgattgaagatgtccttggtaccagctcaggtggtgaagaggtcctccaagagtatcacacaacaaaaactctaacagatgctaccagaagaaagttggtcaatataatagtggcacacatgattgataaacacgg gcaactccccagcaaagctgttcgagaagagtacgctcttgggatagtgacagtgttcccgtccctcaaagacccatactccaagaaaggctat gaacatttctatgatgctgcaagcagcaccggatacatttcttggcgtctgaaaacgattcagagaaagattcgaagaggacatgcatctacaagtagccccactggcttttccccaggaggag gaggcccaaatgtgcgcaggtccattgttgttgaccagcagcttgatggggatgcataccaggaagccatctccttgctcaaccatacaacagacagttccgtaatttttctgaagatgagagagacctttcagaatcgccaaaaactcatccacgactcagacaaaactcaagatatcttctccatcttcccaagattcctggatacaaagggattg atgaatcaagacttcacactcctgtttgaagaggaggtttccaacctgctgctccagaaatgggatccgttcttcagagataacgtcatcaaagaggccaagcggctcaccccaacacctgagctgcgccgaatgctgcaggccgcagagtctccaggaagtgaacttgatgaggcaccaa ttgggttaaagtcgatggtgttgagtacaaaggtggacttgttgtttgcagttccatggaggaagacatgccagtcttttgtcaaatag